From the genome of Brienomyrus brachyistius isolate T26 chromosome 8, BBRACH_0.4, whole genome shotgun sequence, one region includes:
- the LOC125747701 gene encoding myosin light chain kinase, smooth muscle-like isoform X1, whose product MMMKDSSAEILKPQMQESSAEILKPQMQDSSAEILKPQMQDSSAGILKPQMQDSSAEILKPQMQDSSAEILKPQMQDSSAGILKPQMQDSSAEILKPQMQDSSAGILTPQMQDSSAEILTPQMQDSSARILKPQMQDSSAEILKPQMQDSSAEILTPQMQDSSAEILKPQMQDSSAEILKPPVASPDDCWWRDSGEQNKRL is encoded by the exons ATGATGATGAAG GACAGCAGTGCAGAGATCCTGAAGCCCCAGATGCAGGAAAGCAGTGCAGAGATCCTGAAGCCCCAGATGCAGGACAGCAGTGCAGAGATCCTGAAGCCCCAGATGCAGGACAGCAGTGCAGGGATCCTGAAGCCCCAGATGCAGGACAGCAGTGCAGAGATCCTGAAGCCCCAAATGCAGGACAGCAGTGCAGAGATCCTGAAGCCCCAGATGCAGGACAGCAGTGCAGGGATCCTGAAGCCCCAGATGCAGGACAGCAGTGCAGAGATCCTGAAGCCCCAGATGCAGGACAGCAGTGCAGGGATCCTGACGCCCCAGATGCAGGACAGCAGTGCAGAGATCCTGACGCCCCAGATGCAGGACAGCAGTGCAAGGATCCTGAAGCCCCAGATGCAGGACAGCAGTGCAGAGATCCTGAAGCCCCAGATGCAGGACAGCAGTGCAGAGATCCTGACGCCCCAGATGCAGGACAGCAGTGCAGAGATCCTGAAGCCCCAGATGCAGGACAGCAGTGCAGAGATCCTGAAGCCCCCGGTAGCATCACCTGATGATTGCTGGTGGCGGGACAGCGGGGAGCAAAACAAAAGACTTTAA
- the LOC125747701 gene encoding uncharacterized protein LOC125747701 isoform X2, with protein MMMKDSSAEILKPQMQDSSAGILKPQMQDSSAEILKPQMQDSSAEILKPQMQDSSAGILKPQMQDSSAEILKPQMQDSSAGILTPQMQDSSAEILTPQMQDSSARILKPQMQDSSAEILKPQMQDSSAEILTPQMQDSSAEILKPQMQDSSAEILKPPVASPDDCWWRDSGEQNKRL; from the exons ATGATGATGAAG GACAGCAGTGCAGAGATCCTGAAGCCCCAGATGCAGGACAGCAGTGCAGGGATCCTGAAGCCCCAGATGCAGGACAGCAGTGCAGAGATCCTGAAGCCCCAAATGCAGGACAGCAGTGCAGAGATCCTGAAGCCCCAGATGCAGGACAGCAGTGCAGGGATCCTGAAGCCCCAGATGCAGGACAGCAGTGCAGAGATCCTGAAGCCCCAGATGCAGGACAGCAGTGCAGGGATCCTGACGCCCCAGATGCAGGACAGCAGTGCAGAGATCCTGACGCCCCAGATGCAGGACAGCAGTGCAAGGATCCTGAAGCCCCAGATGCAGGACAGCAGTGCAGAGATCCTGAAGCCCCAGATGCAGGACAGCAGTGCAGAGATCCTGACGCCCCAGATGCAGGACAGCAGTGCAGAGATCCTGAAGCCCCAGATGCAGGACAGCAGTGCAGAGATCCTGAAGCCCCCGGTAGCATCACCTGATGATTGCTGGTGGCGGGACAGCGGGGAGCAAAACAAAAGACTTTAA